The following are encoded together in the Candidatus Marinimicrobia bacterium CG08_land_8_20_14_0_20_45_22 genome:
- a CDS encoding peptidase S8 yields AGHYTVVWDAQNVSSGIYLIRLNAGDFTAVKKCVKLK; encoded by the coding sequence GCCGGTCATTATACTGTCGTCTGGGACGCCCAAAACGTGAGCTCGGGAATTTATCTCATCCGCCTGAATGCCGGTGACTTTACGGCGGTGAAGAAATGCGTCAAGTTAAAATAA